From the genome of Papaver somniferum cultivar HN1 chromosome 2, ASM357369v1, whole genome shotgun sequence, one region includes:
- the LOC113349886 gene encoding glutathione gamma-glutamylcysteinyltransferase 1-like — protein sequence MALVSRSLTTAYLTLQRKLKSTAYPTTLYPPPRTSQRQSVVREKKKNNLYFENNNRREQTRNIEVRANKNSATMAMAGLYRRVLPSPPAIEFASTEGKELFSEALQSGNMEGFFKLISYFQTQSEPAYCGLASISMVLNALAIDPRRKWKGPWRWFDESMLDCCEPLEKVKAEGITFSKVVCLAHCAGAEVKAFRTNKSSIDDFRKYLMTCTSSEDSHLVTSYHRGPLKQTGTGHFSPIGGYHAARDLALILDTARFKYPPHWVPVTLLWEAMNTIDEATGHHRGFMLISRRLRTPSLLYTLSCKNGSWNDTAKYLMGDVHDLLQSADVRDVQKVLSVVVTSLPAKFTEFIKWVAEVRRQEDAGSSLSEEEKERLAIKEEVLKQVRETELFKHVVESPCCRSIPSWNDKDTLPEIAAMVCSQGAEILSGKFGSSNGFCCKDTCVSLTTNGDTPITMVCGTVVTGKSQQGVDMLVPYSEANPCGCHVSGPCKSNTMHPVCSDILTALLLALPPHTWSGIKDEKLLQEMYSLVSIDNLPRLLQDEVLNLRGQLHSLKICQDKEGEHDDLGVPSLCP from the exons ATGGCATTGGTTTCTCGGTCATTAACCACAGCCTATCTTACGCTCCAAAGAAAATTAAAATCAACAGCCTATCCTACGACCTTGTATCCTCCTCCTAGGACTTCACAGAGACAGAGTGTCgttagagagaagaagaaaaacaatttgtattttgaaaataataaCAGGAGAGAACAAACAAGAAATATTGAAGTCAGAGCAAATAAGAATTCTGCAACAATGGCCATGGCTGGTTTGTACAGAAGAGTTCTTCCTTCTCCGCCTGCAATTGAATTTGCTTCTACTGAAGGGAAG GAACTTTTCAGTGAAGCCCTTCAAAGTGGAAATATGGAAGGATTTTTCAAGTTAATTTCTTACTTCCAGACGCAGTCGGAACCTGCATATTGCGGATTAGCCAGTATTTCAATGGTCTTGAATGCCCTTGCAATTGATCCACGAAGAAAATGGAAAG GACCTTGGAGGTGGTTCGATGAATCCATGTTGGATTGCTGTGAACCTTTAGAGAAGGTCAAAGCTGAAGGAATCACATTTAGTAAAGTTGTATGTTTAGCTCACTGTGCTGGAGCAGAAGTTAAAGCTTTTCGCACAAATAAAAGCTCAATCGATGATTTTCGCAAATATCTCATGACATGTACTTCATCTGAAGATTCCCATCTGGTTACATCATACCACAGAGGACCTTTGAAACAG ACAGGAACAGGCCATTTTTCACCTATTGGTGGGTACCATGCTGCAAGAGACTTGGCACTGATTTTAGATACTGCTCGTTTTAAGTATCCTCCTCACTGGGTTCCGGTTACACTTCTTTGGGAGGCCATGAACACTATTGATGAAGCAACGGGGCATCATCGAGG GTTCATGCTTATCTCAAGGCGTTTGAGGACACCATCTTTGCTTTATACCTTG AGCTGTAAAAACGGGAGCTGGAATGATACTGCAAAGTACTTGATGGGTGATGTTCATGATCTTTTGCAATCCGCCGATGTGAGGGATGTTCAGAAAGTTCTCTCAGTTGTAGTTACATCACTCCCTGCCAAATTTACAGAGTTCATCAAGTGGGTCGCAGAAGTGCGGAGACAAGAAGATGCGGGTTCAAGTTTaagcgaagaagaaaaagaaagacttGCAATAAAG GAAGAGGTATTGAAACAAGTCCGTGAAACTGAGCTATTTAAACACGTGGTTGAGAGTCCATGTTGTAGGAGCATTCCATCTTGGAACGACAAAGACACCTTGCCTGAGATCGCAGCTATGGTCTGTTCCCAAGGAGCGGAAATTCTGTCAGGAAAATTTGGTTCCTCAAACGGGTTCTGTTGTAAGGATACATGTGTATCATTAACGACTAACGGCGACACACCTATTACCATGGTGTGTGGGACAGTCGTTACTGGTAAAAGTCAGCAAGGGGTCGATATGTTGGTCCCTTACTCTGAAGCAAATCCGTGTGGTTGCCATGTTTCTGGTCCATGTAAATCCAACACGATGCACCCAGTATGCAGTGACATTCTTACTGCACTATTACTTGCATTGCCTCCTCATACATGGTCCGGTATAAAAGATGAAAAGCTTTTACAAGAGATGTATAGTCTGGTCTCAATAGATAACCTTCCCCGCTTGCTTCAAGATGAG GTCCTGAACTTGCGGGGCCAGCTGCATTCCCTGAAGATATGCCAAGATAAAGAGGGAGAACATGATGATCTAGGTGTGCCTTCTCTCTGTCCATAA